Below is a window of Ciceribacter thiooxidans DNA.
CCGCCGTCAGCCCGGCATTCGAGGTCGCGCCGGCGAGATCGAACATGGCAGTCGAGAAGCCGGCATATTCGTAGTCGATCAGCCACAGCTTTTCGCCGTCGTCGAGGATGTTCGACGGCAGGAGATCGTTGTGCCCGAAGATGATCGGCAGAGGCGCCTGCACGGCCTCCAGCCCCCCGGCGACCACGAGATAGCGTCCGAGTTCCGGGATCATCCGGCTGCCGCCCGCCTCGAGCGTGCGGGCATAGTCGCGGATGACGTGAAAGGGCCAGAACATGAAACCGGCGCCCGACACGTGGCGCGGCATCTCCTCGTGGAACCGGCGTAGCAGCCTGGCCACGCGCTCCCGTTCAGCGGCGACATCGGCGGCGGAGAAGGTCTTCGCGTCGAGGAACGCTGACACCATGACACCGGGCTCGGCATACTCGATCTGCGGTGCGAACCCTGCCGCATGGGCCGCTCTCGCCGTCATTAGTTCCCGGTCACGATAGACATGGTGGAAGGGATAGTCGGTGCCGAAGCGGACGACATGGCGGCCCGAGGCGTCCTTCACCACGAAGCTCTCATTGCTCAGGCCACCCTTCAGCGGCTCGATCTCGATCGCCCCTTTCCAGCACGGCAGATCGGCAATCCGGTCCTCAGACATACGCGGCATCGTCGATACACTCATGCGATCCGCTCCCTCACCCGTGCCGCGCCGGCCGAAATCAGGCGATCGGCGATGATGGCGATGAAGGCGACGGCAAGCCCCGCAACGAGGCCGCGCCCCGTATCCGCCTTGGTGAGCGCGATATAGACCTCCTGGCCGAGATCACGGGTGCCCACGAGCGCCGTAATGACGAGCATTGAGAGGGCGAACATGATCGTCTGGTTGAGGCCGAGCATGATTTCCGGAAGCGCGAGCTTCAGCTTGATCTTGGCAAGGATCTGCGAAGGGGTGCAGCCCATCGCCTTGCCCGCCTCGATCACGCGCGGATCAACGCGCCGGAGGCCGAGGACCGTGTAGCGGATCGCCGGCGCGACGGCATAGGCGACGATGGCGATCAGCGCCGTGAAGTCGCCGACGCGGAACAGCATGACGGCCGGCATCAGGTAGACGAAAGAGGGAAGCGTCTGCAGCGTGTCGATCACCACCTGCAACCAGCGCCAGAGCCGTTCACGCTCGGCCGCAAGAATGCCGACGGGAATGCCGATCAGGCTCGCGATGACGACCGAGATACCACAGAGATAGACGGTGACCATCGCCTTCTCCCACTGGCCGGTGGCGGCAATCAGGAAAGAGAGTACGCCGGCCGTCAACGCCAGGCGAAAGCCGCCCAGCCGATAGCCGGTAAGCGCAAGCAGGGCCACGACGCCGACCCAGGGCAATTCACCGAGGAAGCGCTTCACCGGAACGAGAAGGCCGAGGAGCAACGTCGTGCGGAGAGCCTCCAGCGCATCGAAGAAGTTGAGGTTGATCCATTTCACGACGTCGTTCCAGAAGCCGCCGGTCGAGAGCACCAGGCCTTCGGGATAGGCTTCAAGAGCCGGCGCCACCACGCTGGCGACGAGGCTTGTCGCGAGAATACCGACCGCAGCTGCCACATAAGGGTGACGCCCAACGACATTTCCGCCCGTGACAGCCGGCGAAGGCGCCCCTGCCTTTCTCGCATAGGCCTGGCTCAACCGGTCGAGTGCGACGGCAAGTGCGACAATGGCGAAGCCCGCTTCCAGACCCGCGCCGATGTCGAGCCGGCGGAGTGCCGCAAGGACGTCGAAGCCGAGACCGCCGGCGCCGATCATCGAGGCAATGATCACCATATTGAGCGAGAGCATGATGACCTGGTTGACGCCGACCATGAGCGCGTCGGAGGCGGAAGGTACCATGACCTTCCATGTCATCTGTCGCCGGGAGCAGCCGACCATATGCCCGAGATCGCGAATTTCCGACGGTACGGCCCTCAGCCCGTGAATGGTGATCCGCACCATTGGCGGCATCGCGTAGATCAGGGTGCCGACGATCGCCGCCGTCGGGCCGAAGCCGAAGAAATAGAGGATCGGCACGAGATAGGCGAAGATCGGGATCGTCTGCATTAGATCGAGCAGCGGCGTCAGAGCCCGTTCGAACAGGGGCCAGCGGTAGCCGGCAAGGCCGAGCAGTAGGCCGAGCACGACGCCGATCGGCACCGCCACGACGATCGAGGCAAGCGTCACCATGGCGCTGCTCCACTGCCCGAAGACGGCAAGAAACGCGAAACAGACGCCGACCAGCGCAGCGAGCTTTCGGCCGCCGGCGTAATAGCCCATCAGGCCGACGAGGACGATGACCCCGAGAAAGGAGACCGGCGGCACGAGCTGAACCGCGGCCGACCCCTGGCCGGACAGAAATCCGGTTGACAGCAGGCTGAGCGCCAGCGTGTAGGGAACGTCGATGACGGTCGCGACGAAACGGGTGAGATCAGTAAACGAAAAGAGCCCGAAGCTCGCCTCGTTGACCAGCCACTTGGTCCATCCCCCGATATGACGTGCCGCGGGAATTTGCCATGCGCGTGGGTAATCGAACGCCCACTTGGCGATCGCCGGACCAATCCACCAGGCGATCAATGAGGCGAACGCGGTGAGCGCGACGAGCAGATCGGGAAGGCGGCCCATTCGGCTACCCGCCCGGTCGTGGCCGGGCGCCAGGGGTTCTGTCGATGCGAGCGGCGCGGACATCGGATCACCCCTGCATCATGATAGTGACGACATCGTCGCGGTGAACGGAGCCGATCACCCCGCCGTCCGGGCCGGTGACGCCGATCGGTCCGCCGGATCCGGCAAACAAGGGCGCTACCTCGGCCACTGTCGTGCGCGCGTCAACGGTTGTCGCGGCAGATGCGCCCGGCTCGGGCTTCATGACAGAAGCAACCTTGATGACCTTGGCACGCGCCACGTTGCGGGTGAACTCGGCCACGTATGGCGTTGCCGGATTGAGCACGAGTTCCTCCGGCGTGCCGGATTGTACCACTTCACCGTCTTTCATGATGGCGATGCGGTCGGCAAGCCTGATCGCCTCGTCGAAATCATGTGTGATGAAGACGATGGTCTTCTTCAGGACCGACTGCAGGCGCATGAACTCGTCCTGCATCTCGCGGCGGATGAGCGGATCGAGAGCGGAGAACGGCTCGTCGAGGAACCAGAGCTCCGGCTCGACGGCGAGCGAACGCGCGATCCCCACCCTTTGCTGCTGTCCGCCGGAGAGCTGGCGGGGGAAGACATTCTCCTTGCCGGCGAGCCCGACAAGCTCGATCATTCTGTGGGCACGCTCCTCGCGCTTCGACCGTTCGACGCCCTGGACTTCGAGCGGAAAGGCGACATTGGCGAGAACGCTCAGGTGGGGCAGCAGCGCGAAGTGCTGGAAGACCATGCCCATCTGGTGGCGTCGGATCTCGATCATGCGGGCATCACTCGCCGCAAGCAGGTTTTCGCCGTTGAACAGGATTTCGCCGGAGGTCGGCTCGATCAGTCGTGACAGACACCGCACAAGCGTCGATTTTCCCGAGCCGGAGAGCCCCATGATGACGAAAATCTCCCCGCTCCTTACCTCGAGATTGACGTCGCGGACGGCTCCGACAAGTCCTGCCTCTGCGAGATCTTCCATGCCCGGCGTTCCGCCCGACGCACGGAGCGCCTCCCGCGCACCTGCACCGAAGATCTTCCAGACATTGCGGCAGACGAGTTTGGCTTCAGAGGACATGAGGGTTCCGCAGGCTCGCATGGACGACTGGCGCCGTTAGACGGTCACGACAGGAACGCGGGCACCCATGTTGAGAAAGGTGGTCATGGATGGCCGTGGTCGGGGAGCGCTATTTCTTGATCCAATCGGACCAACGCGCCTCGTTGGCGGCCATCCAGGCCGCCACGACGTCTTCGAGCTTCTTGCCGTTGACGTCGACGTCGGTGATCATCGCACCCATTTCGTCGTTGTTGACGTTGAAGGCCTTGATCGCCTTGTACGCGCCCGGCCACTTGTCCTTCACGCCCACCCAGCCGGCCTTCCAGATAGGGCCGAAGGGCTTGCCGCAGTCGTAGGCCATGTCGGGATTGGAGCCCCAGCTCGCGTCGTTATAACATTCGGGCGTGTAGGTGGGGAACTCGACCCACTCACCCTTGTACTTGGCAGGCGCCCAATGCGGCGCGTAGATCCACAGCATGATCGGCGCCTGGCGTTGATAGGCGCTTTCGAGCTCCGCAAAGAGGGCGGCGTCCGTGCCGGCATGCACGACTTCAAAGGGCAGGTCGAGAGCCTCGACGCGTTCGTCGTCGAAGCCACCCCAGGTCACAGGGCCGCCGAGATAGCGACCCTTCGGTGCAGTCTCAGCCGTGGAAAAGGCTTCTGCGCAGGCCGGTTCCTTCAACGCTTCCCAATTGGGCAGGCCCGGGCATTTTTCCTTCATGTAATCCGGAAACCACCACTCCTCCTTCGCCTGCATCCCGGTCTCGCCGAGATTTTCGACCTTGCCGGTCGCAACAGCGTTATCGAGCGCCTCCTGTCCGGTGGTCGCCCAGATTTCCATGGCGACGTGAAGGTCTCCCGTCTCCAGCCCCGCGAACTGCGCGAGATAGTCGGCCTGGACATATTCCACGGAATATCCGGCCTTCTTCAGCACTTCGCCCATGATGTTGGTGGTGATCAGCTGACCGGTCCAGTCGTGCAGGGTCAGCTTGATCGGATCTGTGGATTCCTGTGCCATCGACGGCGTGGCCAAGACCACGCCCGACAAGAGAAGAACGGCCGCGGACAATCGCGGCAGGCGCGCAAGATCAAGCATTCGAGTTCTCCCAGTAGAGCCCGTTGAAAGAGTGATGAACTGGCAAGGCACCCGACCGTCGTTCCCCGTACTTTTCGTATCTCGAGACGGGAGTGCGTGGCGGCAATCTCATGTCAGACAAGATCGCTTGTCAACGCCAATTTGTGGTTTTTTGTGTTTTTATGCCCGTTTCTGTGGCCGATGATTGCCGTCGTGGCTCGGCTGCGCTATGACGACAGTGCAGAACGAGTGGTTGGAATCATGGCTCCTTCGAAAAGGCACAGGGATATTCTTCGCCTGCTCGAACGCGACGGCACCGTCGCTGTCGCGGAACTTGCACGGAAGCTCAACGTCTCGCTGGAGACGATCCGCCGGGACATCAAGCCGCTTGCCGGCAACGGGAGCGTGATCAAGCTGCACGGCGCGGTCAGCCTTCCCTCCGTCGTTGGGGAAGCTCCGTTCGAGAAGCGAATGCGCGAAAACAGCGGCGCGAAACGGGCGATCGCCGCGGCCGTCGCCGCGACCATCCGCGACGGCGACTCCATCATGATGGATACCGGCACGACGACGAGTTTTCTCGCACGTGAACTGCTCGGCCATCGCCGCCTGACGGTCGTGACGAACTCCTCCGACATCGCCCGCACGCTCGCGACTGTCAACGACAACAGGGTCTACATGGCAGGTGGGGAACTACGCAGCGACAACGGCGCTGCCTTCGGCACGACCGCGATCGAATTCGTCAGCCGCTTCGCCGTCACCCACGCGGTGATCTCAACTGGGGCGGTGAACGCCGGGGGCATGATGGATTTCGACCTGGAAGAAGCCGAATTCGCCCGCATGGTTCTGACGCGCGGCAAACGCGCCCTAGTGGTGACCGACCACAGCAAGTTCGGGCGAGATGGGCTGGTGAGAGTGAGCGGCTTCGACGCAATCACGGAGCTTGCGACCGACAAGGCCCCGCCGCCGGACATCGCCGAAGCGCTTTCCGCGGCAGGCGCCGAACTGTTGCTGGCGTGAGGGGCGAGCGGGAGAGACAAGCGAGAAGCATGCGGCCGAGTCAGAGAGATCCTTGATCAAGGGCATCTGAAAGATCTGGCGCCAGCGATTATTCAAACCATTGTGATGGGTTGAATAAGTTCCAAAGATGCATTATTTGAACCATTATGAGGGTCAATTAATGCACTTAACGCTCCAAACCCATTTCGATGGTGAGTGGCATCACGCCGCAACGCTAGAACTCAAGGACGACGCGGCCGGTTTCCAGGGCGCGTCGATCGTCGATTACGATCTCGACTATTTCGTCACTGTGGCATCGGCGGAGTTTGCGGCCGGAAAAACCGTTCGCGACCATCGCGCGTTGTCCGTCCGCTATCCCGTTGATCTCGAAAATCGATACAGCCGCAGTTGGCCGCCTTTCCTCTTGGATCTTATGCCCCAAGGACATGCGAGGCGAAAGCTTGCCGATCACCTCGGCCTTGCTGAAGGCTCGCGCGCTTCTGATCTGCCGCTGCTTTTGCGATCGGCGACGGGCGGCATTGGCAATGTCCGGATCAAGGAAGCGGCCGAGGCCGAAACGGAACGGCTGCGCGGCGTTGAGCGTCAAGGGGTTACAGAGGCCGAAATCCTTGAGCGGTCGGATCGCTTCATGGAAGTCGCCGATCGCTTTGGAATGCTCGCCTCCGGCTCAAGCGGTTTGCAAGGCGAATGGCCGAAGGTCTCGATGACCCAGGCGAACGACGGGCTCTATTATCCCGACAGCTTCGTGACCGATGATGAAGCCATGCGCCACGTCATCGTAAAGCTGGTGCGTAGCAACGAGCCTGTGGACCGCCTGATCCTCGAAGGCGAAGCCCTCTATTCACGGATCGCTCAAGAGATTGGTCTGAATGTCAGCGAACCGTCGACCTATGCCGAAGGCGTCCTGATCATTCCCCGTTTCGACCGGAAAAAAAGAGAAGGTGGCGGAACCGTCCGGCTGGGCCAGGAAAGCCTCGTGTCCGCGATCGGCGTTGCCGATTTCGGCCATGTCGGCACGCATGAGGCCTATTTCGACGTTCTGCGCCAATATTCGGCCGATCCCTTCTCGGACATAGTCGAATACCTGAAGCGCGATATCGCCAACCTGGCGTTTGGCAATCCGGACAATCACGGCCGCAACTCCGCGCTGCGCAAGCACCCGGACGGCACGATCCGACTGTCTCCACTCTTTGATTTTGCGCCCATGCGCCTCGCAAAAGAGGGGATCGTTCGCTCCACTCGCTGGGCCATGATGCATGACAGTGGTCGCGATCATCTTCCTGATTGGAAGCGCATTTGTGGCGAACTGGTTCCTGATCCTGCTGAGCAGAGAGCTTTAGCGTCTGCGCTCTACGCATTCGCCGGACACCTTCGGCTTGCACCGGACATGGCGAATGATATGGGGGCGTCTCCGGCACTTCTGCAGCGCGCAATGGGACGCTGCATGGAAATCACGGACAGTGTTCTAGCGGCGTGCCAGTGATGTTGGAGGACAGCTAAATGGCTCGCTGGAAGAAACCCACGAAAGAAGAGATTCTCGAAAACCGGCAAACACTGGCGGAGCGTGCTCGAACCGGGGACCTGCGCTTGCCTGAAGCCGTCGCGGAAATCCGCAGGGGCTTCGGCATGACGCAAGAAGAATTCGCCAGAATGCTTGGTCTCACCAGACGTCAGATTGCCGAAATAGAGACGGGCGCTGCCAACCCGACGCTTGAGACGCTGGTCAAGATTGGCCGCCTGTTCGGGTTCTCCATCGGCTTCGTCCCCAAGGGAAACTGACGGAGGTGAAACCCTTGGGGGGCTCGCCGCCTGTCTAGTCCTTTTGGACACGGCTCTCCGATTTCACTCAAGCGTCCGCCTTGGTCGCCTTCTTGGCCGTCGACGACCTTTCCACAAGATGGCAGGCGAGTTCCAGCCGGCGTGGTGGAAACGGCATGCCGGACAGGCTGTCCGTCAAGAGGTCGAGGGCGGCCGAACCAATCTCCCGCATCGGAATGTGCATGGTCGTCAGTGGCGGATTGAGGAAGGCGGCTTGCGGCAGGTCGTCCATGCCCATCACAGAAACGTCGCGCGGCACGGCATAGCCCATCTGCTGCACACCCAGCATTGCGCCGACCGCGAGGCTGTCGCCGGCCGCCAGAACGGCGGTGAAATCCAGCCCACGCTCCCGGATGCGTGAGACGATCGCCTGTGTTGCCAGTTCCGGCAGCCAGTCGTCGACCGGCACGACGAGGTCCGGATCGGCAGCAAGGCCGTGGTGGAGCAGCGCGTCGCGCCAGCCCTCATAACGCCGCTCGATTGTGCGACGCCCCGGCCGCATGAGGAAGAGGATGCGACGGTGGCCGAGGCCGATCAGGTGATCGGCGGCAAGGCGTGCGCTCGACCGGTTGCAGGGCGTGACGCTCGAAAGACGCATGAAGGGATCGTCGCCGTTCAACAGTATCACCGGCTTTGCTAAGCCGCGCGTTGCGGCAAGCAGCGCCTCGTCGTCAACGGTTAGGAACAGGAGGCCGAGGATCTCCGGGTCGTCTTTCGCCTCTTCGAGGAGCGTCAACTCTTCCGCCTTGTCGGCGATCGGTCGCGTGATGATCTCGAGGCCGAGCGCCTGCGCCCGCTCCTTCAACCCGTCCAGCACGTAGAGCGTGAACTGATTGCGCACATAGTCGATCATCGCCGCGCTGGACGCGGCCAGAATGACCTTTCGCCCCGCGACGGCGGTTGGCACGACGTAGTTCGCCGTTTTTGCCGCCTCCAGTATCTGCTGACGGATCTCCGGCCGAACGCCTTTCTCGCCTGTAAGCGCACGCGAAACCGTACTCAGCGAGACACCGCAGCGCTCGGCGATGTCCTCCAGGCGGACCTTCCTGCTCTTCTTCCCCCGCTTGCCGGGGAGCGGTTTTGCGGTCACGTTTCACCTCTTTACGCGCCAGCATGAGAAAAATTTTCAGATTGCGCAAGAAAAATCATCATGCATTATCGAGTGAAATTCGTCCATCGGTGACCGCAGGGAGGAGCACCATGGGCCTGACTGGCCACGACATTCGCACCGGACTCGATCGCCTTGTCGCCGGCATGACCGGCCTCAAGCACAGTGGTCGTTTTCACGAACCGAACCTCGATGGGTCCGCCGGCGACTACATCAGCTTCGACAGCTGGGAATGGCCCCAGGGTGTCGGCCTCTATGGCCTTGTACGCCTGTGGCTGCTGACCGGTCGCGAGGATCTGCGCAGGCTCGTCGAGGACTGGTACGCCTCCCAGATCGCCGACGGCCTGCCGGGCCTCAACGTCAACACCACCGCGCCGATGCTCGGTCTCTCGGTCCTCTGGGCGAAAACCCGCGACCCGCGATGGCAGCCGGTCCTCGACGCCTGGGCGAACCGCGTGCTCTCCGAAATGGGCCGCACGCCGGAGGGCGGTTTCGAGCATCACGTCTCCGACAGGATCAACGACAACGAGCTCTGGGATGACACGCTCTACATGGTGGCGCTCTTCCTCGCCTCCTACGGTCAGGCGAGCGGCCGGCGCGAACTCGTCGACGAAGCCTCGCTCCAGTTCCTCGTCCATGCACGCTACCTCGCCGATCCCGAGACCGGCCTCTGGTTCCACGGATGGACCTTCGAGGGGCGGCACAATTTCGCCCGCGCCCGCTGGGCGCGCGGCAATGCCTGGATTACCGCGGGCGTGCTCGACCTCTTCGATCTCGCCGAACTCGCACCTCCCGTGCGGCGCTTCCTCGAAGGCGTTCTCGTGGCACAGGTCGACACCTTGCTGAGACTTCAGGCGCCCTCCGGAGCCTGGCGCACGCTGCTCGACGATCCGACGTCCTACGAAGAAATCTCCGCGACGGCCGGCATCGGCTACGGCCTCTTGAAGGGCTACCGACTCGGCCTCGGCACGCCGGCCTGGCGAAGCGCCGGTCTTCGGGCGCTTGAGGCGGTGATGCGCAACATCGACGAAAGCGGAACCGTGCTCAACGTCTCGTACGGCACCCGCATGGGTCACGACCTGCAGTTCTACAAGGACATCCCGATCCAGCCGACCGGCTACGGCCAGGCGCTTGCGATCCTGTGCCTCTCCGAGGCGCTCAACCATGTCGGAGCGGAGGGACAGGCGGCATGACGATGAATATACTCTACGGCGCCGCGCCGCAGGACGTAAAAGGGTATGACACGCAGCGCCTGAGGGACGCCTTCCTGCTGAGCGACCTTTTCGCGAACGACCAGGTCAATTTCACTTATACCCATGTCGATCGCCTCATCCTCGGCGGGGCCGTGCCGGTGACGACGAGCCTCACCTTCGGCTCCGGCGCGGAGATCGGCACGCCCTATCTGCTCTCCGCCCGGGAAATGGGCATCGCCAATCTCGGTGGCGCCGGCACGATCGAGGTGGATGGCCAGCGCTTCACGCTCGAAAACCGCGACGTGCTCTATGTCGGCCGCGGCGCCCGGCAGATCAACGCCTCCAGCCTCTCGGCGGAGAGACCCGCCCGTTTCTACATGAATTCCGTGCCCGCCGGGGCCGACATCCCGCACCGGCTGATCGCCCGCAGAGAAGCAAAGCCCCTCGATCTCGGCGATACGCGCCGCTCGAACAGGCGCCGGCTCGCGATGTATATCCACCCGGAGGTCGCCCCGTCCTGCCTGCTGCTCATGGGCATCACCGACCTAGCCGAGGGCAGCGCCTGGAACACCATGCCGCCGCATCTGCACGAACGGCGGATGGAGGCCTATTGCTACTTCGACCTTTCGCCCGAGGACCGGGTCATCCACGTGATGGGACGGCCGGAGGAGACCCGCCACCTGATCGTCGCGAACGGTGAGGCGGTCCTTTCCCCCGCCTGGTCAATCCACATGGGCGCCGGTACGGGATCTTACGCCTTCGTCTGGGGCATGACCGGCGAAAACCAGGAATACAACGACGTCACTCCCGTAGCCGTGGCTGATCTCAAATGACGAAAACGACCTTCCATATGAAGAAAGACCTGCCGGCCGGAGCGGCCATTCGCTACTGGCAGCTCGGTGCCATCGCCGAAGAGCGTTTCGACGTACCGGACCAGCCGATGAAGGGCGAGATGGATCCCTTCTTCTTCCTGACCAAGCACAAGAACTTCATTCCGCACGAGTATCCCTGCCGCACGCTCTTCGCCGAGCGTTATCGCGGCAGCCGTCCCGACGTTCGCCACGCCTTCGAGGCCACCCGCTGGTGGCTGCCGTTCGGTTCGCCACGGCTCGATCTCTCCGGCTTCTGGTTCCGCCCGACGCGTCTTGCCACCTGGGCACGAACCTTCATCGACGCGGACGCGGCCGGAACGGCGAGGGTTCGTCTCGGCACCTGCGGCGGCGCCGTGCTCTGGCTGAACGGCGAGGAAGCAGGCTGGATGGCGCCCTATAGCCGCAATCTGGAAGCCAAGGCGGAATTCGATCTTCCGCTTCAGGAAGGCCTCAACGAGATCATCCTGTTCTTCGACGACCTCGCCGAACGCGACGCCCGCTATTTCATCCAGCTCGATTATCTGTCGGGTCCCAAGGCCGCGGTCGCCCTGTCTGTCCCCTGCGCACCGTCCACGGCAGACGCCGTCGAAACCGCCCTCGACGGCATGCACTTCGACCGACCCGCCTATTTCGAAGGCGACGTGACTCTAATCTTCGGCTCACCCCTGCCGGTGGACGTCAGGGTCGCGGTCGCAGTCGAAGGTGACTTCATGTCGACCGAACGCTTCGACTACGATTTCGAGCTCAAGGCCGGCGAGACCCGCCTCGTCGTTGGCCCGTCGAGCGCCATGCCCGCCGACTTCCGCCATTTCCGGGTGACACTCGATGCAAACGGTTTCGTGGCCGCCCGGTCGATCGGCTCCGAGATCTGCCACGCTACCCGGCAGGGCGAAGCGCCGGAAACGCTCTCCGCCCGCATTGACGAAACACTCGAGGAGATCTCCGAGTTTTCCGAGCGTGACACTGTGTGCGCCTTCGCGCGGCTCGCCAGCGGCCGCGGCGGCGCCGACACCGACGCGATGATCGAGGAGATCCTGCCCTCGATCGAGGACTGCCACGACTGCGCCGATTTCTCTCTCGTGCCACTCATCTGGTCGCGCACCACCTGGGGCGAGGATATCGGCACGGCCACCCGCGCGCGCATCGACCGCGCCATCCTCGGTTTCCGCTTCTGGATGGACGAGCCGGGCAACGACGTGCAGTGGTACTTTTCCGAGAACCATGCGCTTCTCTTCCATACCTCGGCCTATCTCGCCGGAACGCTCTTTCCTCACGAAACCTTCCTGCGTTCCGGCCGCAAGGGTACCGAACAGCGCGCCGTAGGCGCCGCCCGGGTGCGCGCATGGCTCGACCATTTCGAGGCCTGGGAGATGGCGGAATTCAACTCCGCCCCCTATTTCCCGATCGACCTCAAGGGCCTGACGGCACTCGCAGCACTCGCGCCCGACGCGGATATTGCGACGCGCGCCCGGAAAGGCATCGTCCGCCTCTGTGAGATCGTCGCGCGTTCGGCCCATCACGGCATGCTGACCGCCGCGCAGGGCCGATCCTACGAGCATACGCTTTGCGCCGGCCGATCGCTCGAGCTCTCCGGCGTCGCGCGACTGCTCTGGGGCCGTGGCTGGTACGGCCGGCGCGTCCATGCCCTGCCACAACTCGCCGTCTGTCTGCGCGACCACGGTCTCGTCGTGCCGGAGGCTCTCGCCGACATCGCGAGCTATCGCTCTGAGCAGCACCATGAATGGATCTTCGCCCAGGGCGAGAACCGTTTCGCCGCGCTCTATCACTACAAGAGCCGCGCCTTTGCCCTGGGGTCGGTCGCCCATTATCGCTGGCGCGACTGGGGCTACCAGGAAACCGTGCTGCATCTGAGGCTCGGCGAGCGGCCAGAGGCGGCAATCTGGATCAATCATCCGGGCGAGACGATCCAGTTCGGCTACGGCCGTCCGTCCTATTGGGGCGGCTGCGGCGCGGTCCCGCGCACCCACCAGTATCGCGGGCTTGCGGTCCTCGATTTCCAGACGGTCGATGAACAGGTGGACTTCACGCATGCGTGGTTCCCCGTCGCGGAGTTCGACGAGAGCCGCGTCGAAGGCAATCTCGCCCTCGCCCGTAGCGGCGCCGGCGCCGTGCTCCTGCGCGGCAGCGTGCCGTTCGAGCGCGTCGTCGACGGACCGTCGGCCGATGCGGAACTGCGTCAGCGCGGCCACAACACCCGATGGATCGTCCGCGTCTGTGAGGCCGCCGACCTTGCAAGCGTCGAGGCGCGCTTCGCCGGCCTCGCGGTGCGGGAAGAGGCGGACGGCACGCTCATCTTCGACGACCCTGAATACGGCATCGTGCGCTTCCGGTCCGACGGGTCCGCGGAGGCGGAGGGCCGCACCATCGTGCCCGAGACATTCACCGTCGCCGGTGTGGCGACGATGCTACCGGCTCGCTAGCCGGCATGCCCCGCCTGCATGAGGCCGGCGGGTTTCGAACACGGCGGGCGGGAGACCCGCTTGAAGGAGGAGGAACGACCATGAAGAAGACAAGAACCATGCTGGCGGCGCTCGCCGTCGGGCTTTTGGCATCCACGTCGGCGCTCGCCGGCGACGTGCGCATCATGTGGTATTCGGACGGTGTCGAGGGCGAGGTTCTGAAGGATCTGCTCGACCGCTTCATGAAAGAGA
It encodes the following:
- a CDS encoding ABC transporter substrate-binding protein is translated as MLDLARLPRLSAAVLLLSGVVLATPSMAQESTDPIKLTLHDWTGQLITTNIMGEVLKKAGYSVEYVQADYLAQFAGLETGDLHVAMEIWATTGQEALDNAVATGKVENLGETGMQAKEEWWFPDYMKEKCPGLPNWEALKEPACAEAFSTAETAPKGRYLGGPVTWGGFDDERVEALDLPFEVVHAGTDAALFAELESAYQRQAPIMLWIYAPHWAPAKYKGEWVEFPTYTPECYNDASWGSNPDMAYDCGKPFGPIWKAGWVGVKDKWPGAYKAIKAFNVNNDEMGAMITDVDVNGKKLEDVVAAWMAANEARWSDWIKK
- a CDS encoding DeoR/GlpR family DNA-binding transcription regulator, with product MAPSKRHRDILRLLERDGTVAVAELARKLNVSLETIRRDIKPLAGNGSVIKLHGAVSLPSVVGEAPFEKRMRENSGAKRAIAAAVAATIRDGDSIMMDTGTTTSFLARELLGHRRLTVVTNSSDIARTLATVNDNRVYMAGGELRSDNGAAFGTTAIEFVSRFAVTHAVISTGAVNAGGMMDFDLEEAEFARMVLTRGKRALVVTDHSKFGRDGLVRVSGFDAITELATDKAPPPDIAEALSAAGAELLLA
- a CDS encoding quaternary amine ABC transporter ATP-binding protein, translated to MSSEAKLVCRNVWKIFGAGAREALRASGGTPGMEDLAEAGLVGAVRDVNLEVRSGEIFVIMGLSGSGKSTLVRCLSRLIEPTSGEILFNGENLLAASDARMIEIRRHQMGMVFQHFALLPHLSVLANVAFPLEVQGVERSKREERAHRMIELVGLAGKENVFPRQLSGGQQQRVGIARSLAVEPELWFLDEPFSALDPLIRREMQDEFMRLQSVLKKTIVFITHDFDEAIRLADRIAIMKDGEVVQSGTPEELVLNPATPYVAEFTRNVARAKVIKVASVMKPEPGASAATTVDARTTVAEVAPLFAGSGGPIGVTGPDGGVIGSVHRDDVVTIMMQG
- a CDS encoding ABC transporter permease — encoded protein: MGRLPDLLVALTAFASLIAWWIGPAIAKWAFDYPRAWQIPAARHIGGWTKWLVNEASFGLFSFTDLTRFVATVIDVPYTLALSLLSTGFLSGQGSAAVQLVPPVSFLGVIVLVGLMGYYAGGRKLAALVGVCFAFLAVFGQWSSAMVTLASIVVAVPIGVVLGLLLGLAGYRWPLFERALTPLLDLMQTIPIFAYLVPILYFFGFGPTAAIVGTLIYAMPPMVRITIHGLRAVPSEIRDLGHMVGCSRRQMTWKVMVPSASDALMVGVNQVIMLSLNMVIIASMIGAGGLGFDVLAALRRLDIGAGLEAGFAIVALAVALDRLSQAYARKAGAPSPAVTGGNVVGRHPYVAAAVGILATSLVASVVAPALEAYPEGLVLSTGGFWNDVVKWINLNFFDALEALRTTLLLGLLVPVKRFLGELPWVGVVALLALTGYRLGGFRLALTAGVLSFLIAATGQWEKAMVTVYLCGISVVIASLIGIPVGILAAERERLWRWLQVVIDTLQTLPSFVYLMPAVMLFRVGDFTALIAIVAYAVAPAIRYTVLGLRRVDPRVIEAGKAMGCTPSQILAKIKLKLALPEIMLGLNQTIMFALSMLVITALVGTRDLGQEVYIALTKADTGRGLVAGLAVAFIAIIADRLISAGAARVRERIA
- a CDS encoding HipA domain-containing protein, producing the protein MHLTLQTHFDGEWHHAATLELKDDAAGFQGASIVDYDLDYFVTVASAEFAAGKTVRDHRALSVRYPVDLENRYSRSWPPFLLDLMPQGHARRKLADHLGLAEGSRASDLPLLLRSATGGIGNVRIKEAAEAETERLRGVERQGVTEAEILERSDRFMEVADRFGMLASGSSGLQGEWPKVSMTQANDGLYYPDSFVTDDEAMRHVIVKLVRSNEPVDRLILEGEALYSRIAQEIGLNVSEPSTYAEGVLIIPRFDRKKREGGGTVRLGQESLVSAIGVADFGHVGTHEAYFDVLRQYSADPFSDIVEYLKRDIANLAFGNPDNHGRNSALRKHPDGTIRLSPLFDFAPMRLAKEGIVRSTRWAMMHDSGRDHLPDWKRICGELVPDPAEQRALASALYAFAGHLRLAPDMANDMGASPALLQRAMGRCMEITDSVLAACQ
- a CDS encoding phosphotransferase family protein; protein product: MSVSTMPRMSEDRIADLPCWKGAIEIEPLKGGLSNESFVVKDASGRHVVRFGTDYPFHHVYRDRELMTARAAHAAGFAPQIEYAEPGVMVSAFLDAKTFSAADVAAERERVARLLRRFHEEMPRHVSGAGFMFWPFHVIRDYARTLEAGGSRMIPELGRYLVVAGGLEAVQAPLPIIFGHNDLLPSNILDDGEKLWLIDYEYAGFSTAMFDLAGATSNAGLTAEQSDEFLRAYFGGEPSPDIRHSLAAMQCASLLREAMWSMVSELYLDAPGADYVDYTADNLMRLQKALDRYQSVYGKHSS